A single region of the Halorussus gelatinilyticus genome encodes:
- a CDS encoding DUF6517 family protein, with amino-acid sequence MTRRAVAGVSLAVLLVLGGCTGFLSGPVSFTASQATVSDAALEETGYQHNSTTAMNVSRTFSAAGQSKEVEVTNWISEYHQRVGLPGVGQQKVAVFATFSSPQVDILGKSFNPLDKYSDRQLAQRFTSQLDSVSGVREVGSQNRTMLGKTTEVSKFEASVTTAAGVQFDAYLYVTKVKHEGDFVVAVGVHPQKLPGQEQKIYRLLRGVEHAA; translated from the coding sequence ATGACACGAAGAGCAGTCGCTGGCGTCTCGCTCGCCGTCCTCCTCGTTCTCGGCGGGTGTACCGGATTCCTCTCGGGTCCGGTGTCGTTCACCGCCTCGCAGGCGACCGTGAGCGACGCCGCGCTCGAAGAGACCGGCTACCAGCACAACAGCACCACGGCGATGAACGTCTCGCGGACCTTCTCGGCGGCCGGACAGAGCAAGGAGGTCGAGGTGACCAACTGGATTTCGGAGTATCACCAGCGCGTCGGTCTACCGGGCGTCGGCCAGCAGAAGGTCGCCGTCTTCGCCACCTTCTCGAGCCCGCAAGTGGACATCCTCGGCAAGTCGTTCAACCCCCTCGACAAGTACAGCGACCGCCAACTCGCACAGCGGTTCACCTCGCAACTCGATAGCGTAAGCGGCGTCCGCGAGGTCGGCAGCCAGAATCGCACGATGCTCGGAAAGACCACCGAGGTCTCGAAGTTCGAGGCCAGCGTCACGACCGCCGCAGGCGTCCAGTTCGACGCCTACCTCTACGTCACGAAGGTCAAACACGAGGGCGACTTCGTGGTCGCCGTCGGCGTCCACCCCCAGAAACTCCCCGGACAGGAGCAGAAAATCTATCGACTCCTGCGGGGCGTCGAACACGCGGCGTAG
- the corA gene encoding magnesium/cobalt transporter CorA → MTVEAVVYTETGTRTYDDLRAAREATGTTWVHASDATTDEMERVADAFGIHLLAVEDVRNEVRPKTEEFDDHTFVLLKTATLRRGETTFREEIAVRSVGFFVGDDWLVTMSPEPVGAVERVWDMVVREEGRILRNGPDFATYRVADGIVDAYFDVLDQIEDQIEQVEEDVTTATDIETLETINNVRRELLSFRKLLWPSREAIGYLARGDPEQIQESTEKYYRDVYDHLVQLVDLTETYRDLASGARDIYLNSLSLSTNEVMKKLTVVATIVLPLTFVVGVYGMNFADSPYNMPELGWTYGYPAVMLGMLAVTVILVAYFRKSGYV, encoded by the coding sequence GTGACCGTCGAAGCGGTCGTCTACACCGAGACGGGAACGCGGACTTACGACGACCTCCGGGCCGCCCGCGAGGCGACCGGAACCACGTGGGTTCACGCGTCGGACGCTACCACCGACGAGATGGAGCGGGTCGCCGACGCGTTCGGCATCCACCTGCTCGCGGTCGAAGACGTACGTAACGAGGTCCGCCCGAAGACCGAGGAGTTCGACGACCACACCTTCGTCCTGCTGAAGACCGCGACCCTCCGCCGCGGCGAGACGACCTTCCGCGAGGAGATCGCCGTGCGCTCGGTCGGCTTCTTCGTCGGCGACGACTGGCTCGTCACCATGTCGCCGGAACCCGTCGGCGCGGTCGAGCGCGTCTGGGACATGGTGGTCCGCGAGGAGGGGCGCATCCTGCGCAACGGGCCGGACTTCGCCACCTACCGCGTCGCCGACGGCATCGTGGACGCCTACTTCGACGTGCTGGACCAAATCGAGGACCAAATCGAACAGGTCGAAGAGGACGTGACGACCGCGACCGACATCGAGACCTTGGAGACCATTAACAACGTCCGCCGGGAACTCCTCTCCTTTCGGAAACTGCTGTGGCCCTCGCGGGAGGCCATCGGTTATCTCGCCCGCGGCGACCCCGAACAGATTCAGGAGTCCACCGAGAAGTACTACCGCGACGTGTACGACCACCTCGTCCAACTCGTGGACCTGACCGAGACGTACCGAGACTTGGCGAGCGGCGCGCGCGACATCTACCTCAACTCGCTGTCGCTCTCGACCAACGAGGTGATGAAGAAACTGACCGTGGTGGCGACCATCGTCCTCCCGCTGACGTTCGTCGTCGGCGTCTACGGCATGAACTTCGCCGATAGCCCCTACAACATGCCCGAACTGGGCTGGACCTACGGTTATCCGGCCGTGATGTTGGGGATGCTCGCGGTGACGGTGATTCTGGTCGCGTACTTCCGGAAATCCGGGTACGTGTGA
- a CDS encoding DMT family transporter, giving the protein MDRLGTALVLVSAAGFGTLGVLGELAAAAGLSIPTVLSFRFLLATLLVWLVLGARGRLSLLRGRALAVGVALGAVGYAAMSGLFFWGLEFMTAGLVGIVLYTYPVFVVAAAALRLDEPVTRRTLGALGAALAGVALVTGADPAGADPRGIAVVLGAAVVYAGYITASRSALASVDPQVLTAHVLPGAAASYLAFGIATGRLAAPATDYEWTLVVAIAVVATALPIFTFFAGLERIGASKASIVSTAEPVVTLLLGAAVLSEPITPLTVVGGGLVLGGVLLVQTGTGS; this is encoded by the coding sequence ATGGACCGCTTGGGAACCGCGCTGGTGTTGGTGTCGGCGGCCGGGTTCGGGACGCTGGGCGTCCTCGGCGAACTGGCGGCGGCCGCGGGACTGTCGATTCCGACGGTTCTCTCGTTTCGGTTCCTCCTCGCCACGCTACTCGTGTGGCTGGTGCTGGGCGCTCGCGGGCGGCTCTCCCTGCTCCGCGGTCGAGCGCTGGCTGTCGGTGTCGCGCTCGGTGCGGTCGGCTACGCGGCGATGAGCGGCCTGTTCTTCTGGGGACTGGAGTTCATGACCGCCGGACTGGTCGGCATCGTCCTCTACACCTACCCCGTCTTCGTCGTCGCCGCGGCGGCGTTGCGACTCGACGAACCGGTGACGCGCCGGACGCTCGGCGCGCTCGGGGCCGCGCTCGCGGGCGTGGCGCTCGTGACGGGCGCGGACCCTGCTGGCGCGGACCCGCGCGGAATCGCGGTCGTCCTCGGGGCCGCGGTGGTGTACGCGGGCTACATCACCGCGAGTCGGTCGGCGCTGGCGTCGGTGGACCCGCAGGTCCTCACGGCCCACGTCCTGCCCGGCGCGGCCGCGTCCTACCTCGCGTTCGGCATTGCGACCGGTAGACTCGCCGCTCCGGCGACCGACTACGAGTGGACGCTGGTCGTGGCCATCGCCGTCGTCGCCACTGCTCTGCCCATCTTCACGTTCTTCGCGGGCCTCGAACGAATCGGCGCGAGCAAGGCCAGCATCGTCAGCACCGCGGAGCCGGTGGTGACGCTGTTGCTCGGAGCGGCGGTGTTGAGCGAGCCGATTACGCCGCTGACGGTGGTCGGTGGCGGACTCGTCCTCGGCGGCGTCCTGCTCGTGCAGACCGGCACGGGGTCGTGA
- a CDS encoding DMT family transporter, which produces MTWLASLEARTPPMAALAVSIVAVSTSAILIRFSDAPSIVKALYRVVFTTLLLAPFAVSRYREDLRQLSSRDALVAVVTGVALAAHFATWFESLEWTSVAASVTLVQSQPLFVAVGAAVLLDETINRRMVGGILVAVVGVAVMSLGGLLSGAATAGARPLYGDGLALVGAVMAAGYVLAGRSLRQRVALVPYVTVVYSVCAVVLFVVALVEVGGDGTSTVAALTAYPPEEWLLFVGMAVGPGVFGHTVINWALKYVESSVVSVTLLGEPVGSTLLALVLLGEVPDAFTVAGGAVVLAGIYVTATGRPSDA; this is translated from the coding sequence ATGACGTGGCTGGCGTCGCTCGAAGCGCGTACCCCGCCGATGGCCGCCCTCGCGGTCTCTATCGTCGCGGTCAGTACCAGCGCTATCCTCATCCGGTTCAGCGACGCGCCCAGCATCGTCAAGGCGCTCTACCGGGTCGTGTTCACCACGCTTCTTCTCGCCCCGTTCGCGGTCTCGCGGTACCGCGAGGACCTCCGCCAGCTTTCGAGCCGGGACGCACTGGTCGCGGTCGTGACCGGCGTCGCGCTCGCGGCCCACTTCGCCACGTGGTTCGAGAGTCTGGAGTGGACCAGCGTCGCCGCGAGCGTCACGCTCGTCCAGTCCCAACCGCTGTTCGTCGCGGTCGGCGCGGCCGTCCTCTTGGACGAGACCATCAACCGCCGGATGGTCGGGGGCATCCTCGTCGCCGTCGTCGGCGTCGCCGTCATGTCGCTCGGCGGCCTGCTCTCGGGGGCCGCGACGGCGGGCGCGCGACCGCTCTACGGCGACGGTCTCGCGCTCGTCGGCGCGGTCATGGCCGCGGGCTACGTGCTGGCCGGGCGGTCGCTCCGCCAGCGAGTCGCCTTGGTGCCCTACGTCACCGTGGTCTACTCGGTCTGTGCGGTCGTCCTGTTCGTCGTCGCGCTGGTCGAGGTCGGCGGCGACGGGACCTCGACGGTCGCGGCCCTGACGGCGTACCCGCCCGAGGAGTGGCTCCTCTTCGTCGGCATGGCCGTCGGGCCGGGAGTCTTCGGTCACACGGTCATCAACTGGGCGTTGAAGTACGTCGAGTCGAGCGTCGTCAGCGTCACGCTATTGGGCGAACCGGTCGGTTCGACGCTCCTCGCGCTCGTCCTCCTCGGCGAGGTCCCCGACGCGTTCACGGTGGCCGGCGGAGCGGTCGTCCTCGCGGGCATCTACGTCACCGCGACCGGCCGACCGAGCGACGCGTAG
- a CDS encoding PKD domain-containing protein: protein MTERARSVLLTLLLVVSSVSAGVGSVAATPTGDATTFHVTQGQNCYEISPITTSDDTVEEFYDYRSGSETKYASYGENSKAIQDNQVSHLFVYKGSKGLSLVMLHDELNSSKAGAISFDISGLPADRTWAVEDDDYPNQDDNFDHSGTSSSIDWMWDDGRTDGAAVRGLGGSFDAITIESAFGENSWAYQKRDPKWEQATDNVDWKLRSGDGTEYDLTKGQSLTIEKGGCPDETAPNAALSATPQTAQTGESVSFDAGESSDGQTSIAEYRWDFDGDGQIDRNTTSATTSYAYDAADTYDASVTVVDEGGNTASANETVTVESGNSSGPTVTLDAPGTVNVSEQFTVSADAPNASNVSSYEWTFDSTTKNGTEVSHSYDKAGTYDVTVNVTYDNGTSVEESATVEVVAQSDGSPTAAFSFSSQTVANNEAVELDASNSSDDEGIVSFDWQFGDGESASGETVNHTYDSTGEYNVTLTVTDTDGNTDTANGTVTVTEPKTIEYVNATAVRIHGDYETVFVDATFFGTSGVGTSNYDLGPVNGTTVVHAQDEGKWGPVISSVSVHEEGIDTPANASKKNPDFEAQLDAVRPERPSTFVQNATKVDNGTYNITFGYVNPNDHAMLGGSKLVSANGSEESTKTFEPGRHTFTVEWTPENNDSNLVWETDFSTFGLGASTTTSPTPEQIESGDMPPVASLAAAPTTVEVDETVAFTAGQSRDDENVTAYKWDFDGDGTVDRTTEKSNVTHQYSAAGSYHATVTVVDTSGQTDSTQSTVTVEKASTEPPKDTGPNAALAVDDTFAFGSIGKLVASGSTGDGDLTYQWDIVGDDGYEHDTGKQSYVGIETWNVYDEEGTYEVSVTVTEADGDTDTATKTVEVVDLQGPTAKLVAPDNVTVGEQFNVTAKGAGDPSGLDYINWKFDGENRTKGKVATHTFHETGNKTVTLLMRDLEGHNTRMQTTVNVLPADDDSKNGDDGDSKKGVKDGNNGGSNGGYVPPANPGGNGGNSNDDSDAKNTDDSKVTAPLTDADGNVGSVTVHASSSDADPTVKVSDTVPANVTAPTVQKDGFAALSYLNVSGADRTTFTVSKDRLNESGAAPGAVELFRYENGSWSAVETSRLNETDDAYRFGANVSNGTFAVGIGKAVTSVTDLSVGSASVKPGTSVTVTATVRNTGHAAGEQKVELTVGGEVVATKTVSVAAGDATDVTFTHTLGESGVYEVAVGSQNAEIVVEGVDTTTTDDESSGMQTSTATTTDDNSSGVPGFGVGVTLVALVAAALVALRRQ, encoded by the coding sequence GTGACCGAGCGCGCACGGAGCGTCCTGCTCACGCTCCTGCTCGTCGTCTCGTCGGTCTCGGCGGGCGTCGGTTCGGTCGCGGCGACGCCGACCGGCGACGCGACCACGTTCCACGTCACGCAGGGCCAGAACTGTTACGAGATCTCCCCCATCACGACCAGCGACGACACGGTAGAGGAGTTCTACGACTACCGGTCCGGTTCCGAGACGAAGTACGCGTCCTACGGTGAAAACTCGAAAGCCATCCAAGACAATCAGGTCAGTCACCTCTTCGTCTACAAGGGCTCGAAGGGGCTGAGCCTCGTGATGCTCCACGACGAACTCAACTCGTCGAAGGCCGGCGCAATCTCGTTCGACATCTCGGGACTGCCCGCCGACCGCACGTGGGCCGTCGAGGACGACGACTACCCGAACCAGGACGACAACTTCGACCACAGCGGGACGAGTTCGTCCATCGACTGGATGTGGGACGACGGCCGAACCGACGGTGCCGCGGTCCGCGGTCTCGGCGGGAGCTTCGACGCCATCACCATCGAGTCGGCCTTCGGCGAGAACTCGTGGGCGTACCAGAAGCGCGACCCCAAGTGGGAGCAGGCGACCGATAACGTCGATTGGAAGCTCCGGTCCGGCGACGGGACCGAGTACGACCTCACCAAGGGCCAGAGCCTGACCATCGAGAAGGGCGGTTGCCCCGACGAGACCGCGCCGAACGCGGCGCTCTCGGCGACTCCTCAGACCGCCCAGACCGGCGAGTCGGTCTCCTTCGACGCCGGCGAATCGTCGGACGGCCAGACCTCCATCGCGGAGTACCGCTGGGACTTCGACGGCGACGGCCAGATCGACCGGAACACCACGTCGGCGACGACCTCGTACGCGTACGACGCCGCCGACACCTACGACGCCTCGGTGACGGTCGTAGACGAGGGCGGGAACACCGCCAGCGCGAACGAGACCGTCACGGTCGAGAGCGGTAATTCGAGCGGTCCGACGGTGACGCTCGACGCGCCCGGGACGGTCAACGTCAGCGAACAGTTCACCGTCTCGGCGGACGCGCCCAACGCGAGCAACGTCAGCAGCTACGAGTGGACCTTCGACAGTACGACGAAGAACGGCACGGAGGTCTCGCACAGCTACGACAAGGCGGGCACCTACGACGTGACGGTGAACGTGACCTACGACAACGGCACTAGCGTCGAGGAGTCCGCCACGGTCGAGGTGGTCGCCCAGAGCGACGGGTCGCCCACCGCGGCCTTCTCGTTCTCCTCGCAGACGGTCGCCAACAACGAAGCGGTCGAACTCGACGCGAGTAACTCCTCGGACGACGAGGGCATCGTCAGCTTCGACTGGCAGTTCGGCGACGGCGAGAGCGCGAGCGGCGAGACGGTCAACCACACCTACGACAGCACCGGCGAGTACAACGTCACGCTCACCGTGACGGACACCGACGGTAACACCGACACCGCGAACGGCACCGTCACGGTGACGGAACCGAAGACCATCGAGTACGTCAACGCGACGGCGGTGCGCATCCACGGCGACTACGAGACGGTGTTCGTGGACGCGACGTTCTTCGGCACCAGCGGCGTCGGCACCTCGAACTACGACCTCGGCCCGGTGAACGGAACGACGGTCGTCCACGCGCAGGACGAAGGCAAGTGGGGGCCGGTCATCTCCTCGGTCAGCGTCCACGAGGAGGGCATCGACACCCCGGCGAACGCCAGCAAGAAGAACCCCGACTTCGAGGCGCAACTCGACGCGGTCCGACCCGAGCGCCCGAGCACCTTCGTCCAGAACGCGACGAAGGTGGACAACGGAACGTACAATATCACGTTCGGCTACGTGAACCCGAACGACCACGCGATGCTCGGCGGCAGTAAGCTCGTCAGCGCGAACGGCTCCGAGGAGTCCACGAAGACGTTCGAGCCCGGCCGTCACACGTTCACCGTCGAGTGGACCCCGGAGAACAACGACAGTAACCTCGTTTGGGAGACCGACTTCTCGACGTTCGGTCTCGGCGCGTCCACGACGACGAGTCCGACGCCCGAGCAGATCGAGTCCGGCGACATGCCGCCGGTCGCCTCGCTGGCGGCCGCCCCGACGACGGTCGAAGTGGACGAGACGGTCGCGTTCACCGCGGGCCAGTCCCGCGACGACGAGAACGTGACCGCGTACAAGTGGGACTTCGACGGCGACGGTACGGTAGACCGGACGACCGAGAAGTCCAACGTCACCCACCAGTACTCGGCCGCGGGAAGCTATCACGCGACCGTGACGGTCGTGGACACCAGCGGCCAGACCGACTCGACTCAGTCCACGGTGACCGTCGAGAAGGCCTCGACCGAACCGCCGAAGGACACCGGGCCCAACGCGGCGCTCGCGGTCGACGACACGTTCGCCTTCGGCTCCATCGGCAAGCTCGTCGCCAGCGGTTCGACCGGCGACGGCGACCTGACCTATCAGTGGGACATCGTCGGCGACGACGGCTACGAACACGACACCGGCAAGCAGTCGTACGTCGGTATCGAGACGTGGAACGTCTACGACGAGGAAGGCACCTACGAGGTCAGCGTCACCGTGACGGAGGCGGACGGCGACACCGACACGGCGACGAAGACGGTCGAAGTCGTGGACCTGCAGGGTCCGACCGCGAAACTCGTCGCGCCCGACAACGTCACGGTCGGCGAGCAGTTCAACGTGACCGCGAAGGGCGCCGGCGACCCGAGCGGTCTCGACTACATCAACTGGAAGTTCGACGGCGAGAACCGCACGAAGGGCAAGGTTGCGACCCACACCTTCCACGAGACCGGCAACAAGACGGTCACGCTCCTCATGCGGGACCTCGAAGGGCACAACACCCGGATGCAGACGACCGTCAACGTCCTGCCGGCGGACGACGACTCGAAGAACGGCGACGACGGCGACTCCAAGAAGGGAGTCAAGGACGGGAACAACGGCGGCTCGAACGGCGGCTACGTCCCGCCCGCCAACCCCGGCGGAAACGGCGGGAACTCGAACGACGACAGCGACGCGAAGAACACCGACGACTCGAAGGTCACCGCGCCGCTGACGGACGCGGACGGTAACGTCGGGTCGGTCACCGTCCACGCGAGCAGTTCGGACGCCGACCCGACCGTGAAGGTCAGCGACACGGTTCCCGCGAACGTCACCGCGCCGACCGTCCAGAAGGACGGCTTCGCGGCGCTCTCGTACCTGAACGTCAGCGGTGCCGACCGGACGACGTTCACCGTCTCGAAGGACCGACTGAACGAATCCGGCGCGGCCCCCGGAGCGGTCGAACTGTTCCGCTACGAGAACGGCTCGTGGAGCGCGGTCGAGACGAGTCGCCTCAACGAGACCGACGACGCCTACCGATTCGGTGCGAACGTCTCGAACGGCACGTTCGCGGTCGGCATCGGCAAGGCCGTCACGAGCGTCACCGACCTCTCGGTCGGGAGCGCGTCGGTCAAACCCGGAACCTCCGTGACCGTCACCGCGACGGTCCGGAACACCGGCCACGCCGCGGGCGAGCAGAAAGTCGAACTGACGGTCGGCGGCGAAGTCGTCGCCACCAAGACCGTCTCGGTCGCCGCGGGCGACGCGACCGACGTGACCTTCACGCACACGCTCGGCGAGAGCGGCGTCTACGAGGTCGCGGTCGGCAGTCAGAACGCGGAAATCGTCGTGGAAGGCGTCGATACCACGACGACCGACGACGAATCGAGCGGTATGCAGACCTCGACCGCGACGACGACCGACGACAACTCCTCCGGCGTCCCCGGATTCGGCGTCGGCGTCACGCTGGTCGCGCTAGTGGCCGCCGCGCTGGTCGCGCTCCGCCGACAGTAA
- the arsN2 gene encoding arsenic resistance N-acetyltransferase ArsN2: MNDSTVTLRPADEDALSYVETLLERNDLPASDVRSNPDCFYVAYDGDEAVGVGGVERYGSDGLLRSVVVERSARGDGLGTALCDALERDARDSGVETLYLLATTAAEFFADRGYDEIERAAAPETIRQTTEFTDLCPDSATCMKRSLSSR; encoded by the coding sequence ATGAACGACTCGACGGTCACGCTCCGGCCCGCAGACGAGGACGCGCTGTCGTACGTCGAGACCCTGTTGGAGCGAAACGACCTCCCCGCGTCTGACGTGCGGTCGAACCCCGACTGCTTCTACGTCGCTTACGACGGCGACGAGGCGGTCGGCGTCGGCGGCGTCGAGCGATACGGGTCCGACGGTCTCCTCCGGTCGGTCGTCGTCGAGCGCTCGGCCCGCGGCGACGGACTCGGGACGGCGCTCTGCGACGCGCTGGAGCGCGACGCCCGCGATTCGGGAGTCGAAACGCTCTACCTGCTCGCGACGACCGCGGCCGAGTTCTTCGCCGACCGGGGTTACGACGAAATCGAGCGCGCCGCCGCGCCCGAGACGATTCGCCAGACCACCGAGTTCACCGACCTCTGTCCCGACTCGGCGACCTGCATGAAGCGGTCGCTGTCGAGTCGATAG
- a CDS encoding cupin domain-containing protein — protein sequence MSKVNEADLDWTTLERGETKLRRKQLGEAADGERLGASLYELPPGKRSWPYHYHTGNEEALYVLDGAGSLRLGGETVALEAGDYVALPADESGAHRVVNDSDEPLRYLAVSTMNDPDVTVYPDTGKVGVFAGSPPGGRDERTVHGYYERDADVDYWRGEEDET from the coding sequence ATGAGCAAAGTCAACGAGGCAGACCTCGACTGGACGACGCTCGAACGGGGCGAGACGAAACTCCGGCGCAAGCAGTTGGGCGAGGCCGCCGACGGCGAGCGGTTGGGCGCGAGCCTGTACGAACTCCCGCCGGGCAAGCGGTCGTGGCCCTACCACTACCACACCGGCAACGAGGAGGCGCTGTACGTCCTCGACGGGGCGGGGTCGCTCCGACTCGGCGGCGAGACGGTGGCGCTGGAGGCGGGCGACTACGTCGCGCTTCCCGCGGACGAGTCGGGCGCGCACCGCGTGGTCAACGACTCCGACGAGCCGCTGCGCTATCTGGCCGTCTCCACGATGAACGACCCCGACGTGACCGTCTACCCCGACACGGGGAAGGTGGGCGTCTTCGCCGGGTCGCCGCCCGGCGGCCGCGACGAGCGGACCGTCCACGGCTACTACGAGCGCGACGCCGACGTGGACTACTGGCGGGGCGAGGAGGACGAAACGTAG